In Phocoena phocoena chromosome 19, mPhoPho1.1, whole genome shotgun sequence, a genomic segment contains:
- the FBXO47 gene encoding F-box only protein 47, which yields MASRVNTSFTLIPTQKYRRRNHRSSRFSNILDPDSQPLSTLGNFKALPLEIFQIILKCLSVKDISVLSMVSKTVSQHIINYISTSSGSKRLLLQDFHNLELPDRRQDSTILEHYRSLGLLFKRCTLLLPTKERLKYIHKILAEVSCFKFNGCVTPLQCLGLPCYGMFLQTLTAGWDELECHRVYNFLCELTNLSRNMQTVVCSKPGVATKLELWIRLFCRNVFLDRWTHQSDSAFWLTCILKPWPMVNQARLLYIIFGPVAPQDGQVVWQKMIEGPADEPSLKGLADAIKLLYDTGTKEWTADDVISLVDELSVVPREWLLENNAHLLILSGNSVCFTFMASKAMNGRAIELARLIVFLALVCEKELYCMDWAVKMMQKVCKVFSTPVERNNFLQSVANAFAYVIMEMLQSVLSGEYAYHDEDNRSFLDLFHLVHAQANFHKEVLYLTMNTLST from the exons atggcatcTAGAGTAAATACCAGTTTCACTTTGATTCCCACCCAGAAATACAGACGTCGTAATCATCGATCCAGCCGTTTTTCCAACATCCTTGACCCAGATTCTCAGCCCTTATCAACGCTTGGAAATTTTAAAGCCTTGCCATTGGAAATATtccaaataatcttaaaatgtttGTCAG TGAAGGATATCAGCGTGCTAAGCATGGTGTCCAAAACAGTCAGCCAGcacattattaattatatttcaacCTCATCAGGAAGCAAAAGACTTTTACTACAGGACTTTCATAACCTTGAGCTGCCTGACAGGAGACAAGACTCCACTATATTGGAACACTACAGATCTCTAG GTCTACTGTTTAAAAGATGTACATTGCTGCTACCCACAAAGGAAAGACTGAAGTACATTCACAAGATACTTGCAGAA GTTTCCTGTTTTAAATTTAACGGCTGTGTAACTCCATTGCAATGTTTAGGATTACCATGTTACGGCATGTTTTTACAG ACCTTAACAGCAGGATGGGATGAACTTGAGTGCCATCGTGTTTATAACTTCTTATGTGAGCTGACTAATCTCTCCCGCAACATGCAGACAGTTGTCTGCAGCAAACCAG GAGTTGCCACAAAACTGGAGTTATGGATCAGACTGTTCTGTAGGAACGTTTTTCTTGATCGTTGGACCCATCAAAGCGATTCTGCATTTTGGTTGACGTGCATATTAAAACCATGGCCAATGGTGAATCAGGCAAGATtactgtatatcatctttggaccAGTAGCTCCTCAAGATG GACAGGTGGTTTGGCAGAAAATGATAGAAGGACCTGCAGATGAACCCAGTCTGAAAGGTTTGGCTGATGCCATTAAATTACTGTATGATACAGGCACCAAAGAATGGACAGCAGATGATGTTATCAGTCTTGTAGATGAACTATCAG tGGTTCCCCGTGAGTGGCTTCTAGAGAATAATGCACATCTCCTAATCCTAAGTGGGAATAGCGTCTGTTTCACTTTCATGGCTAGTAAAGCTATGAATGGACGGGCCATTGAACTGGCAAGGCTGATAGTCTTTTTGGCTTTG GTATGTGAGAAAGAACTATACTGCATGGATTGGGCAGTTAAAATGATGCAAAAAGTCTGTAAAGTCTTTAGCACTCCAGTGGAAAGAAATAACTTCCTGCAGAGTGTGGCAAATGCATTTGCGTATGTGATAATGGAAATGCTACAATCAGTTCTGTCTGGTGAGTATGCAT ACCATGATGAAGACAACAGAAGCTTTCTGGATTTGTTCCATCTTGTGCATGCTCAGGCTAACTTCCATAAGGAGGTCCTGTATTTGACCATGAATACTCTCTCTACCTAA